From a region of the Methanolinea sp. genome:
- a CDS encoding nucleotide-binding protein has product MDYSDTATRISLNVKAKGHEADPVKIAGKLRRLVEEFGVPPAEAERSVVNELAREFSLNGLGTPGGEEKNLNALLPGEWTTVEAKVVSLTTTPSPAIAQSGILADSTGAIRFVVWAKANAPRLEDGKWYRFESAVVDEYRGSINLKIHSGTVIREISRDTILAPAVTPIADLIPGIGSVKAKVIQEWDVTHDRMLQNGLLADQSGTVRFVIWKEEGKERLTPGTVYSLYYAMVDEYSGRYSLNLNSATVVPEEGDIPVISGDSRFAGALVHIAPGSGLIKRCPVEGCNRVLSRQNYCPVHEIQPGFLYDLRIKGWLDDGKVTREILIQREVTEQLTGMSMEQAKELAENNPLGMDEVFLRFRDRILGRYLICSGREIDSRMLVNSCEPLRFDPEETAALLNRAGGPS; this is encoded by the coding sequence ATGGACTATTCCGATACCGCAACCAGAATCTCCCTGAACGTGAAAGCAAAAGGCCACGAGGCCGACCCTGTAAAGATCGCCGGAAAACTCCGCCGTCTCGTTGAAGAGTTCGGCGTCCCCCCGGCAGAGGCAGAACGATCGGTGGTAAACGAGCTTGCCAGGGAATTCTCCCTCAACGGGCTTGGGACCCCGGGCGGCGAGGAGAAGAACCTGAACGCGCTGCTCCCGGGGGAGTGGACCACCGTGGAGGCGAAAGTCGTCTCCCTCACCACCACCCCCTCGCCTGCCATTGCCCAGAGCGGCATCCTCGCTGATTCAACAGGAGCCATCCGTTTCGTGGTCTGGGCCAAGGCGAATGCACCGCGCCTCGAAGACGGAAAATGGTACCGGTTCGAGTCCGCGGTGGTCGATGAGTACCGGGGCTCGATCAACCTGAAGATCCATTCCGGAACGGTCATCCGGGAGATATCCCGGGACACGATCCTTGCCCCCGCGGTCACCCCCATCGCCGATCTCATTCCCGGCATCGGGAGCGTGAAGGCCAAGGTGATCCAGGAATGGGATGTCACCCATGACCGGATGCTCCAGAACGGGCTGCTTGCCGACCAGAGCGGGACGGTCAGGTTCGTCATCTGGAAAGAGGAGGGCAAAGAACGGCTCACCCCGGGGACGGTATACTCCCTCTACTATGCCATGGTCGACGAGTATTCCGGTCGCTACTCGCTCAACCTGAATTCCGCAACCGTGGTCCCCGAAGAAGGCGACATCCCGGTAATCAGCGGAGATAGCCGCTTTGCCGGAGCGCTCGTCCACATCGCGCCGGGTTCCGGCCTGATCAAGCGGTGCCCGGTCGAAGGGTGCAACCGCGTCCTCTCCCGGCAGAACTACTGCCCGGTCCACGAGATCCAGCCGGGATTCCTCTACGACCTCCGGATCAAGGGCTGGCTCGACGATGGGAAAGTGACCAGGGAGATCCTCATCCAGCGGGAGGTGACCGAGCAGCTGACCGGGATGTCCATGGAGCAGGCAAAGGAACTCGCCGAGAACAATCCCCTGGGGATGGACGAGGTCTTCCTCCGGTTCCGGGACCGCATCCTCGGCCGCTACCTGATCTGCAGCGGCAGGGAGATCGATTCCCGCATGCTGGTGAATTCCTGCGAGCCTCTCAGGTTCGATCCTGAAGAGACCGCGGCACTCCTGAACCGCGCCGGGGGTCCGTCCTGA
- a CDS encoding DUF1858 domain-containing protein translates to MEITADSTIYDLLKEKPEAAEVLFKFGMGCVGCAIARGETIREAAMVHGIPLEELTTALGIPA, encoded by the coding sequence ATGGAAATAACTGCAGACAGCACGATTTACGACCTCCTGAAAGAAAAGCCGGAAGCGGCAGAAGTGCTCTTCAAGTTCGGAATGGGCTGTGTCGGATGTGCTATTGCCCGCGGAGAGACGATTCGCGAGGCGGCGATGGTCCACGGCATTCCCCTGGAAGAGCTCACCACTGCACTGGGCATCCCGGCATAA
- a CDS encoding adenosylcobinamide amidohydrolase, with amino-acid sequence MRYYLRDGTLIIRGRFRAASTGIDGGIGTVSTLLNHSVPPSWDHRDPGRDLMTIIARNGLPPDFYGLMTAVEMKNLCVFQYDFITAFITAGIRNHDEGGPGTINIIITSREGMTDAALLGSIITATEAKVLSLEQNGYGLTGTPTDAVIVASEGDPVHQYAGPVTAVGRRIRETVSFGVAAAMKRHEGKVVRDSPSFFIFSRYGGEHWVEWQAENCPYYPCHFAGQRCDFCYCPFYPCGDESLGLWVESSAMNGMVWNCASCTLLHEPEIADYLLRNPEASLRELKARKKRIQGQGRSSP; translated from the coding sequence ATGAGGTATTACCTCCGGGACGGGACCCTCATCATCCGGGGACGTTTCAGAGCGGCAAGCACGGGAATCGATGGCGGGATAGGAACGGTCAGCACGCTCCTGAACCATTCCGTCCCTCCCTCCTGGGACCACCGCGACCCGGGCCGCGATCTCATGACGATCATCGCCCGCAATGGTCTCCCGCCGGACTTCTACGGGCTGATGACCGCCGTGGAGATGAAGAACCTCTGTGTCTTCCAGTACGATTTTATCACCGCCTTCATCACCGCCGGGATCAGGAACCACGATGAAGGCGGTCCCGGGACCATCAATATCATCATCACCAGCAGGGAGGGGATGACCGATGCCGCCCTGCTCGGGTCGATCATCACCGCCACTGAGGCCAAGGTCCTCTCGCTCGAACAGAACGGCTACGGCCTGACCGGGACGCCTACCGATGCGGTCATCGTTGCATCGGAAGGCGACCCGGTGCACCAGTACGCCGGACCGGTCACCGCGGTCGGAAGGCGGATACGGGAAACGGTCAGCTTCGGCGTGGCCGCAGCCATGAAACGGCACGAAGGAAAGGTGGTGCGGGATTCCCCCTCCTTCTTCATCTTCTCCAGGTACGGCGGTGAGCACTGGGTGGAGTGGCAGGCGGAGAACTGCCCGTATTACCCCTGTCACTTCGCAGGTCAGCGGTGCGACTTCTGCTACTGCCCCTTCTACCCCTGCGGTGACGAATCGCTCGGGTTGTGGGTTGAGAGCTCGGCCATGAACGGAATGGTCTGGAACTGTGCCTCCTGCACGCTCCTGCACGAACCGGAGATCGCCGATTACCTGCTGCGGAATCCCGAAGCATCGCTCCGGGAACTCAAAGCCCGGAAGAAGCGGATACAGGGACAGGGCCGCTCATCGCCCTGA
- a CDS encoding oxidoreductase: MQWTQDQRSLAQKYKRLADIPPEERRYKCHTCHLVVDTTPCPSCGDEHLVIMCPLDHCHCSHDIISGIEYCPLCGEPVCPECGCHDVVQISRVTGYLQEVSGWNAGKQQELKDRTRYTIA, translated from the coding sequence ATGCAATGGACACAAGACCAGAGGAGCCTTGCACAAAAATATAAGCGCCTCGCCGATATCCCTCCTGAAGAGCGGCGCTACAAGTGCCATACCTGCCACCTCGTTGTCGATACCACCCCCTGCCCCAGCTGCGGCGATGAACACCTGGTGATCATGTGCCCCCTCGACCACTGCCACTGCTCCCACGATATCATCTCCGGGATCGAGTACTGCCCGCTCTGCGGCGAGCCGGTCTGCCCGGAGTGCGGGTGCCATGACGTGGTCCAGATCAGCCGGGTGACCGGGTACCTCCAGGAAGTATCGGGGTGGAATGCCGGGAAACAGCAGGAGCTCAAGGACCGGACACGCTACACCATAGCATGA
- the pyrF gene encoding orotidine-5'-phosphate decarboxylase, with amino-acid sequence MTELILALDVGSRGEALRVAGLCAPHIDAIKVGYPLILSTGLPFVRYLATFGLPLIADFKVADIPNTARLIARQVFAHGFSAVICHGFTGSDSVRACIGEAHAAGGECYVVAEMSHPGAEEFFHGGTAERIAALAAGMGADGIIAPATRPDRVVVLRQIVGNKKIYAPGVGAQGGDAGRLAGLVDGIIVGRQIYEAPDPAAAAGQYAPLRR; translated from the coding sequence ATGACCGAGCTGATCCTTGCCCTGGATGTCGGGAGCCGGGGGGAGGCGCTCCGGGTTGCCGGGCTGTGTGCCCCGCATATCGATGCCATCAAGGTCGGCTACCCCCTCATCCTCTCCACCGGCCTCCCGTTTGTCCGGTACCTTGCAACTTTCGGCCTGCCGCTCATCGCCGACTTCAAGGTGGCCGATATTCCCAACACCGCACGCCTTATTGCCCGGCAGGTCTTTGCCCACGGGTTTTCCGCGGTCATCTGCCATGGCTTCACCGGCAGCGATTCGGTCCGGGCCTGTATCGGGGAGGCCCATGCCGCCGGGGGGGAATGCTACGTGGTGGCCGAGATGAGCCATCCCGGGGCAGAAGAGTTCTTCCACGGCGGCACCGCGGAGCGCATCGCCGCGCTTGCCGCCGGTATGGGCGCGGACGGGATAATCGCCCCGGCCACCCGCCCGGACCGGGTCGTGGTGCTCCGGCAGATCGTCGGGAATAAGAAGATCTATGCACCCGGGGTCGGTGCCCAGGGCGGCGATGCCGGCAGACTTGCCGGGCTCGTGGACGGCATTATTGTCGGCAGGCAGATCTACGAGGCCCCTGATCCGGCAGCAGCCGCTGGGCAGTATGCACCCCTCCGCCGATGA
- a CDS encoding deoxyhypusine synthase — protein MECGDPVEQVRIRPGMSVNDLVMQLSRAGAYNGGALARAADIYEQMLRDPGTTKFFGLAGAMVPAGMGMIVSDLIAAGHIDILVSTGANLTHDIIEALGCRHYHGSAVCSDIELRNEDINRIYDVFLPSDAFIAFEEFIQESLALFEPGVTYPICELLSLIGRRLDRGILATAAQNGVPVYCPAVADSMIGLQCWLYSQAGRISVDAFLDMKALLDTCFSAERAGALLVGGGVPKNFILQSMLMTPIGFTYAVQLTGDRPDLGGLSGATLDEARSWGKVARDAAAVTVYGDATITLPVLVAAVLERMAR, from the coding sequence ATGGAGTGCGGGGACCCGGTCGAGCAGGTCAGGATCCGTCCCGGGATGAGCGTGAACGACCTTGTGATGCAGCTCTCCCGGGCAGGAGCGTACAACGGCGGGGCACTGGCGCGGGCGGCCGATATCTACGAACAAATGCTGCGGGACCCGGGCACCACGAAGTTTTTCGGGCTGGCCGGGGCGATGGTCCCGGCCGGCATGGGGATGATCGTGAGCGACCTGATTGCAGCCGGGCACATCGATATCCTGGTGAGCACGGGCGCAAACCTGACCCATGATATCATCGAGGCCCTGGGGTGCCGGCACTACCACGGTTCGGCAGTATGTTCCGACATCGAGCTCCGGAACGAGGACATCAACCGCATCTACGACGTGTTCCTTCCCAGCGATGCCTTCATCGCCTTCGAGGAGTTCATCCAGGAAAGCCTGGCCCTGTTCGAACCGGGCGTAACCTACCCGATCTGCGAACTCCTGTCCCTGATCGGCCGCCGGCTCGACCGCGGCATCCTGGCCACCGCTGCCCAGAACGGGGTCCCGGTATACTGCCCGGCAGTGGCAGACTCGATGATCGGGCTCCAGTGCTGGCTCTACTCCCAGGCCGGCAGAATCTCGGTCGACGCGTTTCTCGACATGAAGGCGCTGCTCGACACCTGTTTCTCGGCGGAGCGGGCCGGAGCACTGCTGGTGGGCGGCGGTGTGCCGAAGAACTTCATCCTCCAGAGCATGCTGATGACCCCGATCGGTTTTACATATGCCGTCCAGCTGACCGGTGACCGGCCCGACCTCGGGGGGCTCTCCGGCGCGACTCTTGACGAGGCCCGGTCATGGGGCAAGGTTGCCAGGGATGCGGCGGCGGTGACCGTGTACGGCGATGCGACCATCACCCTGCCGGTCCTGGTAGCGGCGGTCCTGGAGCGGATGGCACGATGA
- a CDS encoding DUF1743 domain-containing protein, which yields MRIGIDDTDSPARMCTTYLGAVLARQLVDAGMRVKGINLVRLNPNVTHKTRGNAAVCIECEGDPGTALSHACRLVDELADLSCEETNPGVVVADRPLPSWFYRKAVQDFCGIDEALTLIEEGGAFYRGYRNQRGLIGAAAAVACDFDDSTWELLAYRPPDRWGTPRQVDRQSLFVADQETRPHTWDSVDRENDLVVCVPHTPDPVLFGIRGASPDWVTRARGYVLSELPAFEQVFCTNQGTDAHLVPGRIGHLREGRSYLLSGTVTSPPVTGIGGHVSFFLGDGGRSVRCMAYEPTRGFRDTVRLLLPGDRVTVAGSYKRESINLEKILVSTVAQVVRTRPPRCATCGKRMTSAGTGKGYKCRECGSRSRKPEQTAIERGITCGWYEVPPSARRHLARPLVRGPPDFPWPGGTQL from the coding sequence ATGCGGATCGGCATCGACGATACGGACTCCCCGGCCCGGATGTGTACGACCTACCTCGGGGCAGTACTGGCCCGTCAATTGGTGGATGCAGGGATGCGGGTGAAGGGGATCAACCTCGTCCGCCTGAACCCCAACGTCACCCACAAGACCCGTGGGAATGCCGCGGTCTGCATCGAGTGCGAGGGCGATCCCGGTACGGCACTCTCCCATGCCTGCCGCCTGGTCGATGAGCTTGCCGACCTGTCGTGCGAGGAGACCAATCCCGGGGTGGTGGTGGCTGACCGTCCTCTCCCGTCGTGGTTCTACCGCAAGGCCGTGCAGGACTTCTGCGGGATCGATGAGGCGCTCACCCTGATCGAGGAGGGTGGCGCCTTTTATCGCGGATACAGGAACCAGCGCGGCCTGATCGGGGCGGCAGCAGCCGTTGCCTGTGATTTTGACGATTCCACCTGGGAACTCCTCGCTTACCGGCCCCCGGACCGGTGGGGAACCCCGCGACAGGTCGACCGGCAGAGCCTCTTTGTCGCTGACCAGGAGACCCGGCCCCACACCTGGGACTCGGTCGACCGGGAAAACGACCTGGTGGTCTGCGTGCCCCATACCCCTGACCCGGTGCTCTTCGGAATCCGTGGAGCGTCCCCGGACTGGGTTACAAGGGCCAGGGGATACGTCCTGTCCGAGCTGCCTGCCTTCGAGCAGGTCTTTTGCACCAACCAGGGGACCGATGCCCACCTCGTTCCCGGCCGGATCGGGCACCTAAGAGAAGGCCGTTCCTACCTGCTCAGCGGCACGGTTACATCGCCTCCCGTCACCGGGATCGGGGGCCATGTCTCCTTCTTTCTCGGTGACGGCGGAAGATCGGTGCGCTGCATGGCCTACGAGCCCACCAGGGGGTTTCGCGATACCGTCAGGCTCCTTCTTCCTGGCGACAGGGTCACCGTTGCCGGGAGCTACAAGCGGGAAAGTATCAACCTGGAGAAGATCCTCGTCAGCACTGTTGCACAGGTGGTCCGGACCCGGCCGCCACGGTGCGCCACCTGCGGAAAACGGATGACCAGCGCGGGCACCGGGAAAGGATACAAGTGCCGGGAGTGCGGCAGCCGGTCGCGGAAGCCGGAACAGACCGCCATCGAGCGGGGGATCACGTGCGGCTGGTACGAAGTCCCGCCGTCTGCCCGCCGCCACCTCGCCCGGCCGCTGGTGCGGGGGCCCCCGGACTTCCCCTGGCCCGGAGGAACGCAGTTATAA
- a CDS encoding transcriptional regulator: MSQDRLLQMVISVLLMARFRVSERFSMRPRSFDLIASNPETILVIKVVSHIDGVSEETARDLDQISLHLKGSPLIIGERARDSELERGAVYVRYGIYAVSVATLYDALVEQVPPLVYASPGGLYVNINGEVLREERERRNLSLGDLGNLLGVSRRTISKYESGMGTTLDIAIRIEEIFDTALVRSIDLMKHEPHFPDEPSQQEDIPMGFLERIGMKLHTLQRAPFQALIEFSNHTILTGYGEANKVVRRAALIGNISQVTGSHAMCVITDYHKQKKIGSTLVIGEQRLHRIADGDELIEMIDNS; the protein is encoded by the coding sequence ATGTCACAGGATCGCCTCCTCCAGATGGTCATCTCTGTCCTGCTCATGGCCCGGTTCCGCGTCTCGGAACGCTTCTCCATGCGGCCGCGGAGTTTCGATCTAATCGCCAGCAACCCCGAGACCATCCTCGTCATCAAGGTCGTCTCGCATATAGACGGCGTGAGCGAAGAGACCGCCCGTGACCTAGACCAGATCTCTTTACACCTGAAGGGCTCGCCCCTTATCATCGGGGAGCGGGCGCGGGATTCCGAGCTTGAACGCGGCGCGGTCTACGTGCGGTATGGTATCTATGCAGTCAGCGTCGCGACCCTCTACGATGCCCTGGTCGAGCAGGTACCTCCACTGGTCTACGCTTCTCCAGGCGGCCTTTACGTCAACATCAACGGCGAAGTGCTCCGCGAGGAACGCGAGCGGCGAAACCTCTCGCTCGGAGACCTCGGCAACCTCCTTGGGGTATCCCGGCGCACCATCAGCAAGTACGAGAGCGGGATGGGAACAACGCTCGACATCGCCATCAGGATCGAGGAGATCTTTGACACCGCCCTTGTCCGTTCCATCGACCTGATGAAGCACGAGCCGCACTTCCCGGACGAGCCTTCGCAGCAGGAAGATATCCCCATGGGGTTCCTGGAACGGATTGGCATGAAGCTCCATACCCTGCAGCGGGCTCCGTTCCAGGCCCTCATCGAGTTTTCCAACCATACCATACTGACCGGGTACGGCGAGGCGAACAAGGTGGTCAGGCGCGCTGCGCTGATCGGGAACATCTCGCAGGTGACCGGATCCCATGCAATGTGCGTGATCACGGACTACCACAAGCAGAAAAAGATCGGGAGCACGCTGGTTATCGGCGAGCAGCGCCTGCATCGGATCGCAGACGGAGATGAGCTCATCGAGATGATCGATAATTCATAA
- a CDS encoding TCP-1/cpn60 chaperonin family protein, with protein MSQQLGGQPILILKEGSSRTRGRDAQGMNITAAKAVASAVRTTLGPKGMDKMLVDTIGDVVITNDGVTILKEMDIEHPAAKMMVEIAKTQDDEVGDGTTTAVVIAGELLKRAEDLLEQDVHPTVIAQGYRQAAEKSHEILNSIAIAIKGSDSAMLRKIAETAMTGKGAEANKEKMCELVVKAVTMVADEDGTVDKDNIKVEKKVGGSIDNSEIVEGVLVDKERVHPGMPRKVKDARILLLNAAVEFKKTEVDAEINITSPDQLQAFLDEEERMIKNIVDKIIESGANVLFCQKGIDDIAQHYLAKAGIFAVRRVKKSDMEKLARATGGSLISSIDAISGDELGWAGLVEEKKVSGEEMVFVVECKNPKAVSIIVRGGTEHVVDEIERAVEDALRVVGVVFEDKKLVAGGGSPEIELSLRLREYAASVGGRAQLAIEAFATALEIIPRTLAENAGLDPIDMLVELRASHEKGKKTVGLNVFEGKAEDMLKAGVVEPLRVKTQAIASAAEAAIMILRIDDVIAASKTAAPEGMPPGGPGGMGGMGGMGGPGMDF; from the coding sequence ATGTCACAGCAGCTTGGAGGACAACCAATTCTTATCCTGAAAGAAGGAAGTTCACGCACCCGTGGACGCGATGCACAGGGCATGAACATCACTGCCGCAAAGGCGGTGGCAAGCGCCGTACGGACCACGCTCGGGCCGAAGGGCATGGACAAGATGCTCGTCGACACCATCGGGGATGTCGTCATCACCAACGATGGCGTCACCATCCTCAAGGAGATGGACATCGAGCACCCGGCAGCCAAGATGATGGTGGAGATCGCCAAGACCCAGGACGACGAGGTCGGAGACGGCACCACCACGGCAGTGGTCATTGCCGGCGAGCTCCTGAAGCGGGCCGAGGACCTGCTCGAGCAGGACGTTCACCCCACGGTCATCGCCCAGGGGTACCGCCAGGCGGCTGAGAAGTCCCATGAGATCCTGAACAGCATCGCCATCGCCATAAAGGGGTCCGACAGCGCCATGCTCCGGAAGATCGCCGAGACCGCCATGACCGGCAAAGGGGCGGAGGCGAACAAGGAGAAGATGTGCGAGCTCGTGGTCAAGGCGGTCACGATGGTGGCCGATGAAGACGGGACGGTCGACAAGGACAATATCAAGGTCGAGAAGAAGGTCGGCGGGTCCATCGACAACTCCGAGATCGTTGAAGGTGTCCTGGTCGACAAGGAGCGTGTCCACCCCGGCATGCCCAGGAAGGTGAAGGATGCCAGGATCCTCCTCCTGAACGCCGCGGTCGAGTTCAAGAAGACCGAGGTGGATGCCGAGATCAACATTACCAGCCCTGACCAGCTCCAGGCCTTCCTTGACGAGGAAGAGCGGATGATCAAGAACATCGTTGACAAGATCATCGAATCCGGTGCAAACGTCCTCTTCTGCCAGAAGGGAATCGACGACATCGCCCAGCACTACCTCGCCAAGGCCGGTATCTTCGCGGTCCGGCGGGTCAAGAAGAGCGATATGGAGAAGCTTGCCCGGGCAACCGGCGGAAGCCTCATCTCCAGCATCGACGCCATCAGCGGCGACGAGCTCGGGTGGGCCGGGCTCGTCGAGGAGAAGAAGGTCTCCGGTGAGGAGATGGTCTTCGTGGTGGAGTGCAAGAACCCGAAAGCGGTCTCGATCATCGTCCGCGGCGGGACCGAGCACGTGGTCGACGAGATCGAGCGCGCAGTCGAGGATGCACTCAGGGTTGTCGGCGTGGTCTTTGAAGACAAGAAACTGGTGGCAGGCGGGGGATCGCCCGAGATCGAGCTCTCGCTCCGGCTCAGGGAGTACGCGGCAAGCGTGGGCGGCCGAGCCCAGCTGGCCATCGAGGCCTTCGCCACCGCTCTCGAGATCATCCCGAGGACGCTTGCGGAGAACGCAGGGCTTGACCCGATCGACATGCTGGTCGAGCTCCGGGCCTCCCACGAGAAGGGCAAGAAGACTGTCGGACTGAACGTGTTCGAAGGCAAGGCCGAGGACATGCTCAAGGCCGGCGTTGTCGAGCCGCTCCGGGTCAAGACCCAGGCCATCGCCAGCGCTGCCGAGGCAGCGATCATGATCCTCAGGATCGATGACGTCATCGCCGCATCCAAGACCGCAGCTCCGGAAGGCATGCCCCCGGGCGGCCCTGGTGGCATGGGTGGAATGGGCGGCATGGGCGGCCCCGGCATGGACTTCTAA
- a CDS encoding 4Fe-4S binding protein: protein MSERLAMSRPKQGSSGKTGSWRVFRPVVDREKCNACGLCAMYCPDAAISEDLEVDLDFCKGCGICARECPKKAITMEREEK from the coding sequence ATGAGCGAGCGCCTGGCCATGAGCAGGCCCAAACAGGGGTCGTCTGGGAAGACCGGGTCCTGGCGGGTATTCCGGCCCGTGGTGGACAGGGAGAAGTGCAATGCCTGCGGCCTGTGTGCCATGTACTGCCCGGATGCGGCCATAAGCGAGGATCTAGAGGTCGACCTCGATTTCTGCAAGGGCTGCGGGATATGCGCCCGCGAGTGCCCCAAGAAAGCGATAACCATGGAGCGGGAAGAAAAATAG
- a CDS encoding 2-oxoacid:acceptor oxidoreductase family protein: MYEVRIHSRGGQGGVTAARLLALAAFRDGRYATACPFYGAERRGAPVVSYVRIDDHPIRVYSQIRNPDLVVILDTSVMDVVDVFQGLKPDGRVVINATGTQEVAGHATYSVDLTGIALSLDLVVAGSPILNTPVLGALAKMGIVSMDSVKMAISEMFTDVRNVRAAKAAYQELVP, from the coding sequence ATGTATGAGGTCCGGATCCATTCCCGCGGGGGCCAGGGAGGGGTGACGGCCGCACGGCTGCTGGCGCTGGCCGCGTTCCGTGACGGCAGGTACGCTACCGCCTGCCCGTTCTACGGTGCCGAGCGGCGGGGGGCCCCGGTGGTCTCCTACGTCCGGATCGATGACCACCCGATCAGGGTCTACAGCCAGATCCGGAACCCCGACCTGGTGGTGATACTTGATACGAGCGTCATGGACGTGGTGGACGTCTTCCAGGGCTTAAAGCCGGACGGCAGGGTGGTCATCAACGCGACCGGCACACAAGAGGTTGCCGGCCATGCCACCTACTCGGTTGACCTGACCGGGATCGCCCTCTCCCTGGACCTGGTGGTTGCCGGAAGCCCGATCCTGAACACCCCGGTTCTCGGCGCACTGGCAAAGATGGGGATAGTCTCGATGGACTCGGTAAAAATGGCAATTTCTGAGATGTTTACCGATGTCCGGAACGTCAGGGCGGCCAAAGCCGCCTACCAGGAGCTGGTGCCATGA
- the porA gene encoding pyruvate ferredoxin oxidoreductase, whose product MLTIATGNKAVAAAVKEVRPAVVAAYPITPQTEIVEQIAEYVTSGELDCRYIPVESEHSAMAACIGASVTGARTFTATSSHGLMYMHEMVNWAAGARLPIVMANVNRALGPGWNVWAEHTDSLQERDTGWLQVYVSTVQEAYDATIMAFRIAEHHDVLLPVMVNLDGFVLSHSMQRLETLHPGDFIPPMELPHAIDTAHPAGYGTLTGPDDYFRFRWDIERSMRRSAGIIAGTEQEFADRFGRSYGPVHEYRFEDADVVVIAMGTLAKEAEVAIDKLRDEGIRAGSLGIRWFRPFPDLDLGGRDLVVIDRDYSFGFGGILAQSLKSKHRIDPYTVIAGLGGQEVTFDDIASFVRERRPGEEHWFGVSDDV is encoded by the coding sequence ATGCTGACCATCGCCACCGGCAACAAGGCTGTCGCTGCTGCCGTGAAGGAGGTCAGGCCGGCCGTTGTTGCCGCCTACCCCATCACCCCCCAGACCGAGATCGTGGAACAGATCGCCGAGTACGTGACCTCGGGAGAGCTTGACTGCCGCTACATCCCGGTCGAGAGCGAACACTCGGCCATGGCGGCATGCATCGGGGCCAGCGTCACCGGGGCGAGGACGTTTACGGCCACGAGCTCCCACGGGCTGATGTACATGCACGAGATGGTCAACTGGGCGGCCGGGGCCCGCCTTCCCATCGTGATGGCCAACGTCAACCGTGCGCTGGGCCCGGGATGGAACGTCTGGGCGGAGCACACGGACTCGCTCCAGGAGCGGGACACGGGGTGGCTGCAGGTCTATGTCAGCACCGTCCAGGAAGCCTACGATGCAACCATCATGGCTTTCAGGATCGCCGAGCACCATGACGTGCTGCTGCCGGTCATGGTCAACCTCGACGGGTTTGTCCTCTCCCACAGCATGCAGCGCCTCGAGACGCTGCACCCCGGGGATTTCATCCCCCCCATGGAACTCCCCCATGCCATCGATACCGCGCACCCGGCAGGGTACGGGACGCTGACCGGGCCGGATGACTATTTCAGGTTCCGGTGGGATATCGAACGATCCATGCGCCGCTCGGCCGGGATCATTGCCGGGACGGAACAGGAGTTTGCAGACCGGTTCGGACGTTCTTACGGCCCGGTACACGAATACAGGTTCGAGGATGCCGATGTGGTGGTGATTGCCATGGGAACGCTGGCAAAGGAGGCCGAGGTTGCCATCGACAAGCTCCGCGATGAGGGGATACGGGCAGGATCGCTCGGGATCCGGTGGTTCCGGCCGTTCCCGGACCTGGACCTGGGTGGTCGCGACCTGGTGGTCATCGACCGCGACTATTCGTTTGGGTTCGGCGGGATCCTGGCCCAGAGCCTGAAGAGCAAGCACAGGATCGATCCCTACACCGTGATCGCGGGGCTCGGTGGCCAGGAAGTCACCTTTGACGACATCGCTTCATTCGTGCGGGAGCGAAGACCCGGCGAGGAGCACTGGTTCGGGGTGAGTGACGATGTATGA